A DNA window from Pseudoalteromonas spongiae UST010723-006 contains the following coding sequences:
- the hpf gene encoding ribosome hibernation promoting factor: MQLNLTGRHVEITDSLRDYVTNKFAKLERHFDHINNVHVILDIEKLSQKAEATMHVNGGELFASTEHQDMYAAIDGLVDKLDRQVIKHKEKLSRH; the protein is encoded by the coding sequence ATGCAATTAAACTTAACAGGTCGTCACGTAGAAATTACTGATTCTTTAAGAGACTATGTCACTAACAAATTTGCAAAACTAGAGAGGCATTTTGATCATATAAATAACGTGCACGTTATTCTAGATATTGAAAAACTATCACAAAAAGCAGAAGCTACTATGCATGTTAACGGTGGCGAATTGTTTGCCTCTACCGAGCATCAAGATATGTATGCAGCAATCGATGGCCTGGTCGACAAACTAGACCGCCAAGTAATTAAGCACAAAGAGAAACTTTCTCGCCACTAA
- a CDS encoding bifunctional GNAT family N-acetyltransferase/hotdog fold thioesterase translates to MLQVTTPQSSQDWQDYYQLRWQVLRAPWQQPRGSEQDEFEQEAEHRFIKNEQGQVLGVARLHWNTGEQAQVRYMAVNKDHRGHHLGSRLLHELEKLAWQQGAKELLLFARDRAVDFYKRHGYVVVEKAHLMYGDIQHWKMVKVCPSCPGWFRRPEWTKVLQNTWREDIPISDAMGIKVESYTDWQFTTSAEFSANQNLHGTMFAGSIYSLATLTGWGATYLHLKEIGSDAAIVLSDASIKYLKPLKQDPIGNVDLHKCSGDLSSLEQGEKAVYTVPVQIFDGEQLVAEFVGEYTLLPKK, encoded by the coding sequence ATGTTACAAGTTACGACACCCCAAAGTAGTCAAGATTGGCAGGATTATTATCAACTTAGATGGCAGGTGCTACGCGCCCCTTGGCAACAGCCTCGGGGTTCTGAACAAGACGAGTTCGAGCAAGAAGCAGAACATCGTTTTATTAAAAATGAACAAGGCCAAGTGCTAGGCGTTGCACGTTTGCATTGGAATACTGGTGAACAAGCGCAAGTGCGTTATATGGCGGTGAATAAAGATCATCGCGGTCATCACCTTGGCAGTCGTTTATTGCATGAACTAGAAAAGCTTGCATGGCAGCAAGGCGCTAAAGAATTACTCTTGTTTGCTCGTGATAGAGCGGTCGATTTTTATAAGCGCCACGGTTATGTGGTTGTTGAAAAAGCGCACTTGATGTACGGCGATATTCAACATTGGAAAATGGTTAAAGTATGCCCGTCATGTCCTGGCTGGTTCCGTCGCCCTGAATGGACTAAGGTGCTGCAAAATACGTGGCGTGAGGATATTCCAATCAGCGATGCTATGGGCATTAAGGTTGAGAGTTATACTGATTGGCAATTTACTACGAGCGCTGAATTTAGTGCTAATCAAAACCTTCACGGTACAATGTTTGCCGGTTCTATTTATAGTCTTGCTACTTTAACAGGTTGGGGAGCAACTTATTTACATTTGAAAGAGATCGGAAGCGACGCTGCAATTGTGCTATCTGATGCAAGCATTAAATATCTCAAACCGCTAAAACAAGATCCTATCGGCAATGTTGATTTACACAAGTGCTCAGGTGATCTTTCTAGCTTAGAGCAAGGTGAAAAAGCAGTTTACACAGTGCCAGTGCAAATTTTTGACGGTGAGCAACTGGTTGCTGAATTTGTCGGTGAGTATACCTTGTTGCCAAAGAAGTAG
- the dtd gene encoding D-aminoacyl-tRNA deacylase — translation MQGLIQRVSEAKVVVDGKVVGEIGHGILLLLGVEKGDDQQKADKLLHKVSGYRIFSDSEGKMNLSLKDIGGDLLVVSQFTLAADTKKGMRPSFSSAAIPALGEELYEYFVSQAKQSLTTVQTGQFGADMKVHLVNDGPVTFRLEV, via the coding sequence AGTGAAGCCAAAGTGGTCGTTGATGGGAAGGTTGTTGGTGAAATTGGTCACGGTATTTTACTGCTGTTAGGAGTAGAAAAAGGAGATGACCAGCAAAAAGCCGATAAGCTATTACACAAAGTATCTGGCTACCGCATTTTTTCCGATAGTGAAGGGAAAATGAATTTGAGCCTAAAAGATATCGGCGGTGATTTGTTAGTTGTTTCGCAATTTACACTAGCAGCCGATACTAAAAAAGGAATGCGTCCTAGCTTTTCGTCTGCAGCTATTCCAGCGCTCGGTGAAGAGTTATACGAATATTTTGTAAGCCAAGCTAAGCAAAGCTTAACAACCGTGCAAACAGGCCAATTTGGTGCCGATATGAAAGTGCACCTAGTGAACGATGGACCCGTGACGTTTCGTTTAGAAGTGTAA
- a CDS encoding RNA polymerase factor sigma-54, which produces MKQSLQLRLGQQLTMTPQLQQAIRLLQLSTLDLQQEIQEALDANPLLEEDIDYSDDKQNNENTESNKDESINGDDVEAAPSQSEIESSDALSNENISDDLAMDVSWDDYISAAPVSVSNAPAPDNDTVYQGSTSESLQDYLMWQLRLTPFSDTDEMIATTIVEAVDDSGYLTQSSEEILEAVQQSDDQEQIELDEVEAVLKRVQLFDPVGIAARSLQECLLIQLNQYDKNTPWLNETKSVISNHMELLGLRDYRTIMKKAKLKEPELKEVLTLIHSLNPKPAESIIKEEPEYVVPDVSVKKIKGRWRVDLNNDSMPKIRVNEQYAALTRSMKSSTDSQFIRNHLQEAKWFIKSLESRNDTLLKVANCIVEQQQAFFEYGDEAMKPMVLNDVAEMVEMHESTISRVTTQKYMHTPRGIYELKYFFSSHVSTENGGECSSTAIRALIKKLVAAENPAKPLSDSKITDLLAEQGIKVARRTIAKYRESLSIPPSNQRKSLI; this is translated from the coding sequence GCTGAGTACGTTAGATTTGCAGCAAGAAATTCAAGAAGCGCTTGATGCCAATCCTTTACTTGAAGAAGACATTGACTACAGTGACGATAAACAAAACAACGAAAACACTGAGTCAAACAAAGACGAATCAATAAATGGCGATGATGTTGAAGCAGCGCCAAGCCAAAGTGAAATAGAATCAAGCGACGCACTTAGCAACGAGAATATTTCTGACGATTTAGCTATGGATGTGTCGTGGGATGATTATATCAGCGCCGCACCTGTTTCTGTCAGTAACGCCCCAGCTCCTGACAACGATACTGTGTATCAAGGCTCAACCAGCGAATCATTGCAAGATTACTTAATGTGGCAATTACGCTTAACGCCGTTCAGCGACACCGACGAGATGATCGCAACCACCATTGTTGAGGCGGTAGACGATTCAGGTTATTTAACACAAAGTAGCGAAGAAATTTTAGAAGCGGTACAGCAATCTGACGACCAAGAACAAATTGAACTAGACGAAGTTGAAGCTGTACTTAAACGCGTTCAACTCTTTGACCCTGTTGGTATTGCTGCTCGTTCGTTACAAGAATGTTTATTGATCCAGCTCAATCAGTACGACAAAAATACCCCTTGGCTAAACGAAACAAAGAGCGTAATCTCAAACCATATGGAACTTTTAGGATTACGTGATTATCGTACAATAATGAAGAAGGCTAAACTCAAGGAGCCTGAGTTAAAAGAAGTCTTAACATTAATACATAGCCTTAATCCAAAACCAGCTGAAAGCATCATAAAAGAAGAACCTGAATATGTGGTTCCCGATGTTTCAGTAAAGAAAATTAAAGGACGCTGGCGCGTTGATTTAAACAACGATAGCATGCCAAAGATCCGCGTGAATGAACAATATGCTGCGCTTACTCGCTCGATGAAATCAAGCACTGACAGCCAGTTTATTCGCAACCATTTACAAGAAGCAAAATGGTTTATTAAAAGCTTAGAAAGTCGCAATGATACTTTATTAAAAGTAGCCAATTGCATTGTTGAACAACAACAGGCATTCTTTGAATATGGTGACGAAGCAATGAAACCTATGGTTTTAAACGACGTTGCCGAAATGGTCGAGATGCATGAGTCGACTATCTCGCGTGTAACAACGCAAAAATACATGCATACACCACGTGGCATTTATGAGCTTAAATACTTTTTTTCAAGCCACGTTAGCACGGAAAATGGGGGTGAGTGTTCATCTACCGCGATTCGAGCACTGATCAAAAAGCTAGTTGCGGCGGAAAATCCAGCTAAACCATTAAGTGATAGCAAGATTACCGACTTACTAGCAGAACAAGGAATTAAAGTGGCGCGACGCACTATCGCAAAATACCGTGAGTCGCTATCCATACCACCGTCTAATCAGCGCAAGAGCCTGATCTAG
- the rapZ gene encoding RNase adapter RapZ, producing the protein MQLILVSGRSGSGKTVALRVLEDLGYYVVDNIPVNLLPSLIRSVSDKYDKIAVSVDARNMTKEPEEIEEVLDYLPGFATPTLFYLDSDDSTLIKRFSETRRLHPLSLNNISLEEAIEAEKKLLDPIASQADIFIDTTGLSVHQLADSIREKVLGKKSNQLIITFESFGYKHGIPKHADYVFDARFLPNPHWEPALKPLTGLDQPVIDFLSSQPVVHKFAWQVQTFIETWLPHLERNNRSYLTVAIGCTGGQHRSVYLAQTLADSFAKHHKNVKAHHREQVNK; encoded by the coding sequence GTGCAACTTATTTTAGTCAGTGGTCGTTCTGGTTCAGGAAAAACAGTCGCACTCAGAGTATTGGAAGATCTCGGGTATTATGTTGTTGACAATATTCCTGTTAATTTATTGCCTTCGTTGATCCGCTCAGTTTCAGATAAATACGACAAAATTGCAGTGAGTGTTGATGCTCGTAATATGACTAAAGAGCCAGAGGAAATAGAAGAAGTACTCGACTATTTACCTGGTTTTGCAACACCAACCTTATTTTACCTTGATAGCGATGACAGCACGCTAATTAAGCGCTTTTCAGAGACGCGCCGCTTGCATCCGTTATCACTGAATAATATCTCCCTTGAAGAAGCCATTGAAGCTGAGAAAAAGCTGCTCGATCCTATCGCCTCACAAGCGGATATCTTTATTGATACAACAGGCTTAAGTGTTCACCAACTTGCCGATAGCATACGAGAGAAAGTACTCGGTAAAAAATCAAATCAGTTAATTATCACGTTTGAGTCATTCGGTTATAAACACGGTATTCCAAAACATGCTGACTATGTTTTTGACGCCCGATTTTTACCAAACCCGCATTGGGAGCCTGCTCTTAAGCCATTAACAGGGTTAGACCAACCAGTGATCGACTTCCTTTCTAGCCAGCCTGTAGTTCATAAATTTGCATGGCAAGTGCAAACCTTTATTGAAACTTGGTTACCGCATTTAGAGCGTAATAACCGTAGCTATTTAACCGTTGCAATTGGCTGTACTGGCGGCCAGCATCGTTCAGTTTATTTAGCGCAAACACTGGCTGATAGCTTCGCCAAACACCATAAAAACGTAAAAGCCCACCATCGTGAGCAAGTAAACAAATAA
- a CDS encoding HPr family phosphocarrier protein: MSVEKRFLIENKLGLHARAATQLAKLAMAFDAKISLSQGGKTAEADSVLGLMLLESSQGKEVLVRCEGPDQDQALLAIGDLIQAKFNEDE, from the coding sequence ATGTCAGTTGAAAAACGATTTTTAATCGAAAACAAGTTAGGGCTACATGCTCGCGCTGCAACCCAACTAGCAAAGCTCGCAATGGCATTTGATGCGAAAATTAGTTTATCCCAAGGCGGTAAAACGGCTGAAGCTGATAGTGTATTGGGTTTAATGCTGTTAGAAAGCTCGCAAGGTAAAGAGGTATTAGTGCGTTGTGAGGGTCCTGACCAAGATCAAGCGTTACTTGCCATAGGCGATTTAATTCAAGCTAAGTTTAACGAAGACGAATAA
- the ptsN gene encoding PTS IIA-like nitrogen regulatory protein PtsN, giving the protein MKLTDIIAEDCAKTAVLFNSKKRLFEFISDLAHQQAPDITSQEFLEALLQREKLGSTGIGKGLAIPHGRIDGLQNTIGFLIVNQSPIPFDAIDDKDVDIFIVLLIPEQKCQQHLQTLATIADKLKDKQFCRQLRHAENNHQLYQIISSEAS; this is encoded by the coding sequence ATGAAATTAACCGATATTATTGCTGAGGACTGCGCTAAAACCGCGGTCCTTTTTAATAGCAAAAAAAGACTGTTTGAATTTATTAGCGACCTTGCCCATCAGCAAGCCCCTGATATTACTTCTCAAGAGTTTCTTGAAGCCTTGCTGCAACGCGAAAAACTAGGTAGCACGGGTATTGGTAAAGGCCTCGCCATTCCTCATGGCCGCATTGATGGCCTACAAAATACCATTGGCTTTTTAATTGTAAATCAGTCACCTATTCCGTTTGATGCCATCGACGATAAAGACGTTGATATTTTTATCGTACTGCTCATACCAGAACAAAAGTGCCAGCAACATTTGCAGACTTTAGCCACCATCGCTGATAAACTAAAAGATAAGCAGTTTTGCCGTCAACTACGTCACGCTGAAAATAATCATCAGCTATATCAAATCATTAGTAGTGAGGCGAGTTAA
- the mgtE gene encoding magnesium transporter, whose product MPEALEQDYSQTQLHEVTKALSSGMFVHVRRMLAHMPPCDIALLLESSPHKSRTVLWQLVDPDLQGETLEELSEDVRNGIIAQMDPALIAAATEEMDDDDLAEVLRSLPDTVYQEVLGSMDKTDQERATFVLSYEEETAGALMSTDTITIRPDVTLDVVLRYLRLKGELPEGTDELYVVDKENKFLGDIQLATLLTKSPLLTVREVMDNESEAIPVSMGESEVAQLFERHNWISAPVVDEDSQLLGRITIDDIVDVIREEAEHSMMSMAGLDDEEDTFAPVVKSTKRRSVWLGVNLITAILAAFVAGFFESTLGILPILAVLNGIVPSMGGIAGSQTLTLVIRGMAVGHINDANQRWLIGKEIAIGMLNGVIWAVLIASVVALWQWDFTLGLVIAFAMFMNLFAAGCAGVTIPLILKKLDIDPALAGGVILTTVTDVVGIFAFLGTATYFLLP is encoded by the coding sequence ATGCCAGAAGCACTAGAACAAGACTACTCACAAACACAACTACATGAGGTTACAAAAGCCCTAAGTAGCGGCATGTTTGTGCATGTTCGACGCATGTTAGCGCATATGCCACCGTGTGATATTGCTTTATTGTTGGAGTCTTCACCGCATAAAAGCCGTACTGTTTTATGGCAATTGGTTGACCCTGATCTGCAAGGTGAAACCTTAGAAGAACTTTCTGAAGATGTGCGTAACGGCATTATCGCGCAAATGGATCCTGCGCTAATTGCCGCTGCAACGGAAGAAATGGATGATGATGACCTTGCAGAAGTGTTACGTAGCTTACCCGATACCGTATACCAAGAAGTATTGGGCTCAATGGATAAAACAGATCAAGAGCGCGCGACATTTGTTTTATCTTACGAGGAAGAAACCGCGGGTGCTCTAATGAGTACCGATACCATCACGATTCGCCCTGATGTCACGCTCGACGTAGTTTTACGTTATTTACGCTTAAAAGGCGAATTGCCTGAAGGCACCGATGAACTTTACGTTGTCGATAAAGAAAATAAGTTTTTGGGTGATATTCAGCTTGCGACATTATTGACAAAAAGTCCGTTACTCACTGTACGTGAAGTGATGGATAATGAATCTGAAGCAATCCCTGTTAGTATGGGTGAGTCAGAAGTTGCGCAATTATTCGAACGTCATAACTGGATTTCAGCCCCTGTTGTCGACGAAGACAGCCAATTACTTGGCCGTATTACCATCGATGACATTGTTGATGTAATTCGTGAAGAAGCCGAACACAGTATGATGAGTATGGCGGGTCTTGATGACGAAGAAGATACCTTCGCTCCCGTTGTAAAAAGTACCAAACGCCGCTCGGTGTGGCTTGGCGTAAACTTAATTACTGCAATCCTCGCTGCATTTGTGGCAGGTTTTTTTGAATCGACCTTAGGTATATTACCGATTTTAGCTGTACTTAACGGCATTGTGCCTTCAATGGGTGGCATTGCCGGTAGCCAAACACTCACCTTAGTTATTCGCGGTATGGCTGTTGGCCACATTAACGATGCCAACCAGCGTTGGTTAATTGGTAAAGAAATTGCAATTGGTATGCTCAATGGTGTGATTTGGGCGGTGTTAATAGCTTCGGTAGTAGCGCTTTGGCAATGGGACTTCACGCTCGGTTTAGTGATTGCCTTTGCGATGTTTATGAATTTATTTGCCGCCGGTTGTGCCGGGGTAACAATTCCACTTATTTTAAAGAAATTAGATATCGACCCAGCACTTGCTGGCGGGGTAATTCTAACAACAGTTACAGATGTAGTAGGTATTTTTGCCTTCCTTGGGACTGCAACCTACTTCCTGTTACCGTGA